The following coding sequences lie in one Panicum virgatum strain AP13 chromosome 6N, P.virgatum_v5, whole genome shotgun sequence genomic window:
- the LOC120677888 gene encoding uncharacterized protein LOC120677888: MGCGTVPSKGIPYWYVVVAAGDGRGGGGGGGGGTGDSCGYGAYDPARKDRMPATACPRSMIAAVICSRVKTIGAVADGAVSTPEVACAPGSGAPVEGGGGAPVVWGSVMAGDGGGG, from the coding sequence ATGGGGTGCGGCACCGTCCCGTCGAAGGGCATCCCATACTGGTACGTCGTCGTGGCGGCGGGCGATGGtagaggcggtggaggcggtggtggaggcggcacCGGCGACAGCTGCGGCTACGGCGCATATGATCCGGCGAGGAAGGACCGGATGCCCGCCACCGCCTGCCCTAGGTCCATGATTGCCGCGGTCATCTGCTCTAGAGTGAAGACGATCGGGGCGGTCGCCGATGGGGCGGTTAGCACCCCCGAGGTCGCGTGCGCACCTGGCAGTGGTGCGCCCGTCGAGGGAGGTGGTGGGGCGCCGGTCGTCTGGGGAAGCGTCATggccggcgatggtggcggcggttgA